The Streptococcus oralis Uo5 genome includes a window with the following:
- a CDS encoding AlwI family type II restriction endonuclease, giving the protein MVNKSIPYQSFCWVIGTTSFRTAKLNLKIEEQLLLLEEFYKTVSIKSAWNWNNTLQEEYYDFMKEREFLYGDARRKDKDAREKTSGLVDIGLITPDRLITDAGKELLNIAREGAFDTNNFFNLDSDSFVYLKQLLKTTINVNNNIVRPFLVTLKTLLELDFLTYDEFTYFIPLINDRESAEEIIESIRLYREEKITLEDVIYERLIVMENYQEALSEFIDHAVDEELICLIGMNRKSRNYDKPYYRLYENIKKIFLDNGDDYEALLNSAKSINQKPGTLWRSLLFRTTNISVIRKNGKSSILSACPFLNCSSERELKEVFFKYLHVFKAMATLSDYFDLNRRYFNITDTLIFEDQLIKLDMLPKYFFKEIMEDLYTEAFTRCDTLTQSITLIEISSAFDVDINKVYQTLSADLGIKIKSSEQAAAYVNDERYRRFNALIDKKFNDSILVELLNCFEKRNDKRIEELVTDEAAIPTIFEYVLGIIWYKVSERKGNILDFMKLSLEANLLPKTHAAGGYADIIYEYEACTSYPKHSLLLEATLADGNNQRRMEMEPVSRHLGDYRIRFNNPFDYSLFVSTHLDKNVISDFRYRKIIPYTRDEGTITGMKIISMDTDSLKKIIENKIKYKYLYEVFDKYHEMPLETVDWHDGMIKEATGEYEA; this is encoded by the coding sequence ATGGTAAATAAAAGTATTCCATATCAAAGTTTTTGTTGGGTTATAGGAACTACAAGTTTTAGAACTGCAAAACTAAATTTAAAGATTGAAGAGCAATTATTGTTATTAGAAGAATTTTATAAAACTGTATCAATTAAATCAGCTTGGAATTGGAATAATACTCTGCAAGAAGAGTATTATGATTTTATGAAAGAACGAGAATTTCTATATGGAGATGCCAGAAGAAAAGATAAAGACGCCAGAGAAAAAACATCGGGTTTAGTTGATATAGGCTTGATTACTCCGGATAGGTTAATTACAGATGCAGGTAAAGAACTTCTAAATATTGCAAGAGAAGGAGCTTTTGATACCAATAATTTCTTTAATTTGGACAGCGATAGCTTCGTGTATTTGAAGCAATTATTAAAGACTACGATAAATGTGAACAACAATATTGTAAGACCTTTTTTGGTTACCTTAAAAACTTTATTGGAACTTGATTTTTTGACTTATGATGAGTTTACTTATTTTATTCCTCTGATTAATGATAGAGAGAGTGCTGAAGAAATTATCGAAAGCATCCGGCTATATAGGGAAGAAAAAATCACATTAGAAGATGTGATATACGAAAGATTGATTGTTATGGAGAATTACCAAGAGGCACTTTCAGAATTCATTGATCATGCAGTTGATGAAGAATTGATTTGCCTCATTGGCATGAATCGAAAAAGCAGAAATTATGATAAGCCTTATTATAGATTGTATGAGAATATTAAGAAAATCTTTCTTGATAACGGGGATGATTATGAAGCACTATTAAATTCTGCTAAGAGCATCAATCAAAAGCCCGGAACATTATGGAGGAGTTTATTATTTAGGACAACGAACATTAGTGTAATAAGAAAAAATGGGAAATCCTCTATTTTGTCTGCGTGTCCATTTTTAAATTGCTCAAGCGAAAGAGAATTAAAAGAGGTTTTCTTTAAGTATCTGCATGTATTTAAAGCGATGGCAACCTTATCGGATTACTTTGATTTGAATCGAAGATATTTTAATATTACAGATACCTTAATCTTTGAAGATCAACTAATCAAATTAGATATGCTCCCGAAATATTTTTTCAAAGAAATAATGGAAGATTTGTATACAGAAGCTTTTACTAGATGTGATACATTAACACAGAGCATCACATTGATTGAAATTTCAAGTGCGTTTGATGTTGATATCAATAAGGTTTATCAGACATTAAGTGCGGATTTAGGCATCAAAATCAAGTCATCTGAACAGGCGGCAGCATATGTAAACGATGAACGTTACAGAAGATTCAATGCTTTAATAGACAAAAAATTTAATGATTCCATACTTGTAGAATTGTTAAATTGTTTTGAGAAACGTAATGATAAGAGAATAGAAGAGCTAGTAACAGACGAGGCGGCTATCCCAACTATTTTCGAATATGTATTAGGAATTATTTGGTACAAAGTCAGCGAAAGAAAAGGAAATATATTGGATTTTATGAAATTGTCATTAGAAGCTAATCTGTTACCTAAGACACATGCGGCTGGAGGTTATGCAGATATCATTTATGAATACGAAGCCTGTACTTCTTATCCGAAACATTCATTATTGCTTGAAGCAACGCTTGCAGATGGGAATAATCAAAGAAGAATGGAAATGGAGCCTGTTTCAAGACATTTAGGAGATTATAGGATTAGATTTAATAATCCATTTGATTACAGCCTGTTTGTAAGCACACACTTAGATAAAAATGTGATTTCAGATTTTAGATATAGAAAGATAATTCCATATACTAGAGATGAAGGGACTATCACAGGCATGAAGATTATATCAATGGATACTGATTCTCTCAAGAAGATAATTGAAAATAAGATCAAGTATAAGTATTTGTATGAAGTCTTTGATAAATACCATGAAATGCCATTAGAGACTGTAGATTGGCATGATGGGATGATAAAAGAGGCTACGGGAGAGTATGAGGCATAA